Proteins encoded in a region of the Streptomyces sp. NBC_00513 genome:
- a CDS encoding tyrosine-type recombinase/integrase produces MPWAVEAVEDYVVNIRPRFGVPDHPALWLTERGGRLQPREVNDRFTAYRDAIGLPPELTPHSLRHSHVTHQIEDGVDAKFVQDQDGHRYASTTAIYTAVSGDFMNTMMRKALNHAFERDAEMGDTG; encoded by the coding sequence ATGCCGTGGGCGGTGGAGGCCGTCGAGGACTACGTGGTCAACATCCGGCCGCGGTTCGGAGTCCCTGACCACCCTGCTCTGTGGTTGACCGAACGAGGGGGCCGACTGCAGCCGCGCGAGGTCAACGACCGGTTCACCGCCTACCGCGACGCGATCGGCCTTCCGCCGGAGCTGACTCCGCACTCGCTTCGGCACAGCCACGTCACGCATCAGATCGAGGACGGCGTCGACGCGAAGTTCGTCCAGGACCAGGATGGCCACCGCTACGCCAGCACGACCGCCATCTACACGGCAGTCAGCGGCGACTTCATGAACACAATGATGCGGAAGGCCCTGAACCACGCCTTCGAACGGGACGCGGAGATGGGAGACACCGGATGA
- a CDS encoding helix-turn-helix transcriptional regulator gives MTAKLDYTWRLREIMAEQGMFTTAALQPLLAERGVKLSTSQVYRLVTEKPERLSLKVMMALLDIFGCPMEDLIKPTAAARASRSKRTAAGTEAGIGTLRPPRARITGPEK, from the coding sequence ATGACGGCCAAGCTGGACTACACCTGGCGGCTGCGCGAGATCATGGCCGAGCAGGGCATGTTCACCACCGCGGCCCTGCAGCCACTGCTGGCCGAACGCGGGGTGAAGCTGTCCACCAGCCAGGTCTACCGGCTGGTGACGGAGAAGCCGGAGCGGCTCAGCCTGAAGGTCATGATGGCTCTGCTCGACATCTTCGGCTGCCCGATGGAAGACCTGATCAAGCCCACTGCCGCCGCCAGGGCCAGTCGCTCCAAGCGCACGGCCGCCGGCACCGAGGCTGGAATCGGCACGCTCCGCCCGCCGCGGGCACGGATCACCGGCCCGGAGAAATGA
- a CDS encoding IS5 family transposase (programmed frameshift) → MSTRPWIVDDDLWARIEPLLPPWPTRSPGPRPVADRLCLQGILYVLCNDIAWQLLPPELGFGSGQTCWRRLERWQQAGVFDQLHRILLAELNAAGRLDWSRACVDGPRSREKGGADTGPSPVDRRKTGSKHHLICDGRGTPLKVITTAANVNDVTQTLALVDGIPPVAGRPGTPRRRPDALLGDKGYDSNPNRDELRKRRILPVISRKGAPNIKGMGKLRYVVEQTFALLHQFKRLAVRWERRTELHDAFVSLACSLICWRRLSKPDS, encoded by the exons GTGAGTACTCGGCCGTGGATCGTGGACGACGACTTGTGGGCACGTATCGAGCCGCTGCTGCCGCCCTGGCCGACGAGATCGCCAGGGCCGCGTCCGGTAGCAGACCGGCTGTGCCTGCAAGGCATCTTGTACGTGCTCTGCAACGACATCGCCTGGCAACTCCTGCCCCCTGAGCTGGGGTTCGGCTCGGGGCAGACTTGCTGGCGCAGACTGGAGCGTTGGCAGCAGGCCGGGGTCTTCGACCAGCTGCACCGGATCCTGCTCGCCGAGTTGAACGCGGCCGGCCGGCTCGACTGGTCGAGGGCGTGCGTGGACGGC CCACGTTCGCGCGAAAAAGGGGGAGCCGACACCGGTCCGTCGCCGGTCGACCGGCGGAAGACGGGCAGCAAGCACCATTTGATCTGCGACGGACGCGGCACCCCGCTGAAGGTCATCACGACCGCGGCGAACGTCAACGACGTCACCCAGACCCTCGCCCTGGTCGACGGCATCCCACCCGTGGCAGGCCGGCCAGGCACGCCCCGCAGACGCCCGGACGCCCTGCTCGGTGACAAGGGCTACGACTCCAACCCCAACCGCGATGAGCTGCGCAAACGCCGGATCCTGCCGGTCATCTCCCGCAAGGGAGCCCCGAACATCAAGGGCATGGGCAAGCTCCGCTACGTCGTCGAGCAGACCTTCGCCCTGCTCCACCAGTTCAAACGACTCGCCGTCCGCTGGGAACGCCGCACCGAACTCCACGACGCCTTCGTCTCCCTCGCCTGCAGCCTCATCTGCTGGCGACGCCTCAGCAAGCCCGATTCATGA
- a CDS encoding STAS domain-containing protein, translating to MDVRHCGSSILISATGKLDETAGEVLQRALDYVTMDEHDLVVDLHAVAAMDVDGLLHLLDMHRRAECLRLRVQVAGWQPQPQQCMATVAGIPGPRAGTGERYALPGFRRLLAQKGRRARDHADLVDDRPPCI from the coding sequence GTGGACGTCCGGCACTGCGGCAGCTCGATCCTCATCAGCGCCACCGGGAAGCTCGACGAGACCGCGGGAGAAGTCCTCCAGCGCGCGCTGGACTACGTGACCATGGACGAACACGACCTCGTAGTGGATCTGCACGCCGTAGCCGCCATGGACGTCGATGGCCTGCTCCACCTCCTCGACATGCACCGACGCGCCGAGTGCCTGCGCCTACGAGTCCAGGTCGCCGGCTGGCAGCCCCAGCCACAGCAATGCATGGCCACCGTCGCCGGCATCCCCGGCCCCAGAGCAGGCACCGGGGAGCGCTACGCCCTGCCGGGCTTCCGCCGGCTCCTCGCGCAGAAGGGGCGACGCGCACGGGACCACGCCGACCTCGTCGATGACCGGCCGCCCTGCATCTAG
- a CDS encoding APC family permease, whose protein sequence is MSTHKGLQANVLGTFDSIVMAVAGSAPAYSLAATTAVLVGSVGFAAPAALLWCAIPMFGIAWAFNYLGRLDINAGASYSWVARALHPSLGFLSGWALVVSATIFMVAGSLPAGSMTLSLFAPDLAENTALATVVGALWFLVMLVVVLKGARLTVHAQLIMSGIELLILLAFAAAALFHGDAVQQFSWSWLGFGHFDGVQGFAAGALIAAFYYWGWDVTSNLSEETRNSRKTSGLAGLVGLAVVFVLFEVFTISVNLLLTAEEIEANSANVLALLGDRLWPGWGGKLLIVAVMLSTIATLETTLIQVTRSLFAMGRDRTMPAALGASHPRYRTPWVALVVVGAVALGLFVASNALGSVGDILESAVAAIGLQIAVYYGLSGVAVVVAYRKVLLKTPANFIFGGLWPLTGALFLFWVFVESLGALDATAIWIGIGGLAVGLIPMFVYRQSTYYRPDRLDAAKTEIIRQEYEGLEPVSSSSADNTIATDF, encoded by the coding sequence ATGAGTACACACAAGGGGCTCCAGGCGAACGTCCTGGGCACTTTCGACAGCATCGTCATGGCGGTGGCCGGCAGTGCTCCCGCCTACTCCCTGGCGGCGACGACAGCCGTACTCGTCGGCTCGGTCGGTTTCGCCGCCCCTGCCGCGCTGCTCTGGTGCGCGATACCCATGTTCGGTATCGCCTGGGCGTTCAATTACCTGGGCAGGCTCGACATCAACGCCGGCGCCAGCTACTCCTGGGTGGCCCGTGCCCTCCATCCCTCACTCGGTTTCCTCAGCGGCTGGGCGCTGGTGGTCTCGGCCACGATCTTCATGGTCGCGGGCTCGCTGCCGGCGGGCAGCATGACGCTGTCCCTGTTCGCCCCGGACCTGGCGGAGAACACCGCGCTGGCGACCGTGGTCGGCGCGCTCTGGTTTCTGGTGATGCTCGTCGTCGTGCTTAAGGGAGCGCGACTGACGGTCCACGCCCAGCTGATCATGTCCGGCATCGAGTTGCTCATTCTGCTCGCCTTCGCCGCGGCGGCCCTCTTCCATGGCGACGCGGTTCAGCAGTTCTCCTGGTCCTGGCTGGGCTTCGGCCACTTCGATGGGGTTCAGGGCTTCGCAGCCGGAGCGTTGATCGCGGCGTTCTATTACTGGGGTTGGGACGTCACCAGCAACCTCAGCGAGGAAACCCGCAACAGTCGCAAGACGTCGGGCCTGGCCGGCCTGGTCGGCCTCGCCGTCGTCTTCGTCCTGTTCGAAGTGTTCACGATCTCTGTGAACCTGCTGCTCACCGCCGAGGAGATCGAGGCCAACAGCGCCAACGTCCTGGCCCTGCTCGGCGACCGCCTCTGGCCCGGCTGGGGCGGCAAACTGCTGATCGTCGCCGTCATGCTGTCCACCATCGCCACCCTGGAGACCACCCTCATCCAGGTGACCCGCTCCCTGTTCGCGATGGGTCGCGACCGCACCATGCCGGCTGCCCTCGGTGCCTCTCACCCCCGCTACCGGACACCCTGGGTCGCGCTGGTGGTTGTCGGTGCGGTCGCCCTCGGCCTCTTCGTGGCGTCCAATGCCCTGGGCTCGGTCGGCGACATCCTGGAGAGCGCCGTGGCCGCCATCGGACTCCAGATCGCCGTCTACTACGGGCTGTCCGGAGTCGCGGTAGTCGTCGCCTACCGAAAGGTGCTGCTGAAGACCCCGGCGAACTTCATCTTCGGCGGGCTGTGGCCGCTGACCGGGGCGCTGTTCCTGTTCTGGGTGTTCGTCGAGTCGCTGGGCGCACTCGATGCCACCGCCATCTGGATCGGCATCGGCGGTCTCGCCGTGGGCCTGATCCCGATGTTCGTGTACCGGCAGAGCACCTACTACCGTCCGGATCGGCTGGACGCCGCCAAGACCGAAATAATCCGACAAGAGTACGAGGGCCTGGAGCCCGTGTCCTCATCGTCCGCTGACAACACCATAGCCACGGACTTCTGA